The segment CGTATCGGCGGCAGTGCCCGGCATGCTCGCGGTGGCATACATGTGTGCGACGACATCGGCGGCTGTCCCCGTCCTCGCGAGCTCGGAGTCGAGCTCGTCTTGGCTCGCGGTCCCGGTTGCCGCCAGCGCCGCGAGGTAGGCCCAGCGCAGGTCCTGGTCATCGGTGTTCTCCAGTAGTCTCACGACGGCGTCCGCCCGGCTCGGCAGCGACTGCCCGGCTCGCGCCGCGGCCCGTGACCAGATCAGGCGGGTGTCGGGGTCGCCCGCGATGTTCGCCACGGCCGCGTCGAAGAAGGATTCCAGCTCGGCCTCGCGTACGTCTGCCTTCGTGTAGGCGCGCAGCGCGGAGACCGAGTTGAGGGTGCGGGCCGCGAGCAGGCCCGAGCTGGTCCCCTGCGCAGAGCGCGCGGTGAAGTGGGCGTAGCCGACAGCGGGAAGCAGACCGTCGCGGACCATCTCCCATAATGCGGAGCTGACCACGCACTGAGCGAGCGGCTCGTCCAGTTCGTGGGCCAACGCGGCGGCGAGCGATCGCTCGTCGAAGGAGATCTTGAGGTAGGAAAGGGCATGGTCGTTGGGAAGGATGAGGTCTGCGTCGGCCCCGATCTCATCCCAGTCGACCACGACGGCATCGGTGAGCTCGACGTCGGTGGCGCCCGTGCGAACAAGACGGTCACCGTCGAGCCTCCAGCCGGAAACGTTCAGGTGGTGCGGGCGGGTGATGGGGGCACCGGCGGGATCGACTCCGACCTGACGCAGCGTCACGCCGTGCGGTCCGCGCTCGATAGTGACCGAGGATACTCCGGCCGTCTCAAGCCAGTGCCGCGCCCAGCCGCGAACGTCCTTTCCCGACGTGGTCTCAAGAGCCCCGAGAAGGTCGTCGAGAGTGGCGTTGGAGAAAGCCCTGTCCTTGAACAGTAGGGCGGCTCCTGCGAAGAACTCCTTCTCCCCCACCCATGCCACAAGCTGACGTAGCACGGCCGCGCCCTTGGCGTAGGTGATGCCGTCGAAAACCTGGTCGGCGGCCTCAAGATCCACGACGTCGGCCACGATGGGGTGTGTTGTCGGGTACTGGTCATTACGCAGAGCCCAGGCTACGCGGGCGCCGGCAAAATTCTCCCATGCCTCCGTGTACTGGGTAGCCGCGACCATACTCCACGCTCCCATGAACTCGGCAAAAGACTCCTTCAGCCACAGATCGTCCCACCACACGGGCGTGACGAGATCGCCGAACCACATGTGGCTCATCTCATGCAGGATAGTGTTGGCGCGGCTGGCGCGCTGGGAACGGGTGGACTGGCCGCGGAAGATGTAGGCGTCCTCGGAGAAAGTCACGCAACCGGGGTTCTCCATCGCGCCGAGGTTGTATTCGGGCACGAAGACCGAATCGTACTTGCCCCACACGTAGGGGTAGTCGAAGACTTGCGGCAACAGCGCCAGGCCCTGCTTCGTCACCGTCGAGATGTCCTGCAGGTCGAAATGGTCTTTGAGGGAGGTACGGCAGTAGAAACCGAGCTTGACCTCCTGCCCGTCCACCTCAGTCGAATCGGCGAAGGCATGGTAGGGCCCACCGATGAACGCAGTGAGGTAGGTAGACATACGCTTCGTGGTCGCGAACTGGGTACGCGTGAGCTCCTCGCCCCGGCTGTTTGCTCCCGCCGCACCCGTGCCGGTGGCCTCCCCGTTGGAGAGCACCACCCACGCGGCGGGGGCCGTGATCGAGATGGTGAAAGTCGCCTTGAGGTCCGGCTGTTCGAAGTTGGGGTAGACGCGACGAGCGTCGGCGGGCTCGAACTGTGTGTAGAGGTAGGTCTGGCCATCAACGGGGTCACGGAAGCGGTGGAGCCCCTCCCCCGTCGTCGAATATATCCCGCGCCCGGCGACCTCCACCGCGTGGTGGCCCTCCGGAATCTCCACAGTAACGCGCGCACCGTCGAAGGTAAAGGGCACGACGGCGTCGTCGATCTTGACGCTTGAGACGTCGGCGCCGATGAAGTCGAGGAAGGTGTCACCGCGCTCCGCCGCCTTCAGTTCGATGCGGGAAACGACGCCGAAGGTGGTGGCCTTCGAGGTCGCCTCGGACACGTCCAGATCGATGGTGTAGCCGTCCAGGCTCAACAGCTTGGCGCGGCGGCGGGCTTCTTCACGCTTCAGATTCTCGGTCACTGCTCAATTCTCACCCCTCCTTATCGCGCTGACAAGTCCGCGCGTCGCCCCGACGGGCTACGCTAGTAGGTATGAATCTTGATTATGCGCTTGTACGCCGCCCCTCTCCCATCATGGACCGCGGCCAGCTGACACACCTTCAGCCGACGCCAATGAGCTACGAGCTCGCACTGACGCAGTGGCAGGATTACTGCGAGGTGCTCTCCCACTACACCGACGTGGTGGAGGTCGAGCCGACCCCGGATCTGCCAGACTCGATCTTCGTGGAAGACACCGTCTTCACCTACGGCAACGTGGCTGTCCGCACGAACATGCATCCCACGCGTGCCGCGGAGCAGGACAGCGTGATCAGAGTGCTGGAGGCCCGCGGCTTCACCGTCGTGGGCCTTCCCGAAGGCGCCCGGCTCGAGGGCGGAGACGTGCTGAAGTTCGGTGGCAAGGTGTGGGTGGGTTTGTCCACCCGTAGCAACGACGCCGGGGTCGGCGCGTTGCGTGAGATTCTCGCGCCGCAAGGCGTGGAGGTGGTGGGCGTGCCCGTTGAGCGCGCGTTGCACTTGAAGTCCTGCCTGACCGCACTGCCCGATGGAACTTTCATCACGCACAGGGACTATGCCCCTCCAGCCGAGTGCTTCCCCGGCCTGCGCTACGTCCCGGAGTTCCTCGGCACACAGGTCGTGCTACTTGGCGGCAACAGCTTGCTGATCTCAGCCTCTGCGCCGCAGACTGCCGACTACCTGCGCGGCCTCGGCTTTGAGGTGGTGGCATGCGAGCTCACCGAAATCGAGAAGATGGAAGGGTCGTGCACCTGTCTGTCAGTGCGGATCCGGGGATAGACAGGTGCACGGTGGCGTGACCGGGCCAATGCGCGTCGTTGATTCTGGCGATGCATGCGCAGCTGTGGTGAGTCGCACCAACCCGGTACAGATTTGGTAAAACGACTGGGCTTTCGGCTAAGATCTATACGTCCAACGCGACACGGGCTATAGCGCAGTTTGGTAGCGCACTTGACTGGGGGTCAAGGGGTCGTGGGTTCAAATCCCGCTAGCCCGACCATGTGATGTCTCGCGACATAGCCGGAATTATATCGCGAGACATCCCACCTGAGCTGCGGCACCATTTGTTCCTACCAAGAGCACTGGAAGCCGTGGCGCCAAAAAGTATGGGTCGCCGTCAAAAGGTATCGACGAGGGGGTTGCCGTACTTCTTCCCGTGCCGCTTCTTGCGCAGGTAGTATTTGTAATCCTCGCGCACCTGCTCGTATTCTTCATCGGTTTTGTTCTTCAGGAAGTTCAGCGCGACTCCCGAACGCAGGTTCCCAGTTAGTCGCATCTTTCTCAACGACACACATCGTCAGATCACCTCCCAGGTGATGGTGAACAGTTCGCGACGGTTCTTGGTGGCGTTGAGGGCGTCGCGGGCGTTTTCGAGGTATTCCTCGGATTCGTCGCGCAGCCGGTTGCGTTCAGTGCGGTACTCATCCTCGGCGTCGTCGATCTTGCGTCGCCACTGGCGGGCTTCTTGCTTGAGCTTGAGCTCTTCGGTGGTGCTGGTGGCCTTGCGGGCCGCCTTCTTCGCGGTGGTTTCCTTGGCTTGGTATTCGCGGATTTTCGCGTCGAACTTCGCCTTGTGGTCGAGGCGGGCAGCTTCGATGAGTTCTTCTTGTTGGAGGAAGAACCCGGCGTTGCGATCCTCCACGTCTTGGCCGATCTCGGTGAGTTGAGCGTCAAGGGCATCCTCGAACCCAGCGTCGTCCACCTCCGCTTCGGTGATGTTGGTGCAGGTGAGGTCGAGCAGGTCGCGGACTTGTCCGTGGTCTATAGGGGTGCCGTCGTCGAGGAACCCTGCTGAAAGCAGGTAGGACTCGCGCAGTTGTTGTTTGCCTGCCTTCATCGTGAAGGCAGCTTCCTCGATCCGTAGTCGCCCACTCTTCTTGCGCAGACGCTTGGCAACCGTCGTGGCGCGTTCGGAGCCTTTGACCTGGAACGTGAGGTGCGCCGGTGGAGTGTCGTGGTTTTTCGCATGCTCGATCACCCACGCACATAGCTCACTGGCATACCGGTATTGGTGTGCGCCTTTGCGAGGCTCGGACTTGAAG is part of the Trueperella abortisuis genome and harbors:
- the pepN gene encoding aminopeptidase N; translated protein: MTENLKREEARRRAKLLSLDGYTIDLDVSEATSKATTFGVVSRIELKAAERGDTFLDFIGADVSSVKIDDAVVPFTFDGARVTVEIPEGHHAVEVAGRGIYSTTGEGLHRFRDPVDGQTYLYTQFEPADARRVYPNFEQPDLKATFTISITAPAAWVVLSNGEATGTGAAGANSRGEELTRTQFATTKRMSTYLTAFIGGPYHAFADSTEVDGQEVKLGFYCRTSLKDHFDLQDISTVTKQGLALLPQVFDYPYVWGKYDSVFVPEYNLGAMENPGCVTFSEDAYIFRGQSTRSQRASRANTILHEMSHMWFGDLVTPVWWDDLWLKESFAEFMGAWSMVAATQYTEAWENFAGARVAWALRNDQYPTTHPIVADVVDLEAADQVFDGITYAKGAAVLRQLVAWVGEKEFFAGAALLFKDRAFSNATLDDLLGALETTSGKDVRGWARHWLETAGVSSVTIERGPHGVTLRQVGVDPAGAPITRPHHLNVSGWRLDGDRLVRTGATDVELTDAVVVDWDEIGADADLILPNDHALSYLKISFDERSLAAALAHELDEPLAQCVVSSALWEMVRDGLLPAVGYAHFTARSAQGTSSGLLAARTLNSVSALRAYTKADVREAELESFFDAAVANIAGDPDTRLIWSRAAARAGQSLPSRADAVVRLLENTDDQDLRWAYLAALAATGTASQDELDSELARTGTAADVVAHMYATASMPGTAADTLAKVLAGGLSNDHVQALIDGLRQPLRAAEKTAALGDYFGQLTEIWSTRSQEIAERIIYGLYPMTDLGEATSPQEHPDVVAAGQWLDANPEAPGALRKVILDCRDEHLRMLRAQAA
- a CDS encoding dimethylarginine dimethylaminohydrolase family protein, which translates into the protein MNLDYALVRRPSPIMDRGQLTHLQPTPMSYELALTQWQDYCEVLSHYTDVVEVEPTPDLPDSIFVEDTVFTYGNVAVRTNMHPTRAAEQDSVIRVLEARGFTVVGLPEGARLEGGDVLKFGGKVWVGLSTRSNDAGVGALREILAPQGVEVVGVPVERALHLKSCLTALPDGTFITHRDYAPPAECFPGLRYVPEFLGTQVVLLGGNSLLISASAPQTADYLRGLGFEVVACELTEIEKMEGSCTCLSVRIRG